CGTCGGCCATCCGCCTTCGCGCAGCGCGGCGTCACCGGGCATGCCCTCCCCCCCATCCACGGGCGACCCGCGGGGCGCCGCGGCGGGGGCGTCCGCCAGGGGAGGACCAGCCCAGCGCAGGCCGCCGAGGGCCATGGCCACCGCCCGCGGCCAGGCGCCCCACGCCAGGGCGGCGGCTTGGGCGGCGGCCAGCGGGGGGATGGGCCGCCCCGTGGCCGCGGCGGCCTCCAGGGAGCGGGCGATGTGGAGCCGCAAGGGATCGCGGGGCGGGGTCGCCCATCGCCCTCGCCCCAGCGGGCGGAGGGCCACGGCCAGGGCCATCCCCAGGGGCGCCCCGGCGGTACCGCCCACCGGCGTCGAAGGCGACGGCCCGCCCCCCCTCTCCCGCGACGCGACCGCGCCGGCGACCCCTGGGCCGGGACGCGGGCTGACCGTCGCCTCCGTCGGCCGGTTGGCCTGCCGGGCCATCCAGAGGGGCAGGGCGCCCGCCACGTACCCGCCCAGCAGGATGGCGCTGGGCACCCTCGCCTCCAGGGCCCACCCTGCGGGGTCCCGGCGGCCTTCGGGCTGGTTCGTCCCGCCGTCGGCGACCGGTGCCAAGGTTCCCACCCCGTCGGGGTCGCTCCGCCGCCGGGGCCCGCCTGCCGGGGGGTCCTGCGCATCGGGCGCCGCGGCGGCGGTGGCGGATCGGCTCAGAAGGGGCGGTTGCAGCCCGGCTCAGGGCAGGTGCAACATCACCCGCGCCACGGTGAAGTACAGGAACAGGCCCGTGCCGTCCACCAGGGTGCTGATGAAGGGACCGGACACCACCGCCGGGTCGACCCGCAAGCGGTGCAGGAGCAGGGGCAGGATGGCCGCGACCATGGACGCCCAGACGACGATGAACAGGGCCGTGACCGCCACCACCGGGCCCAGCTGGGGGCCGACCCCCAGGGTGAGGGCGCGGATGTAGGCGGCCACGGCCATGGCGGCCCCCAGCAGGGCGCCCGTCGCCACCTCGCGAGCGAGCACGCGCCCGAGATCGCGGAAGGCGACCTCGCCCACCGCCAGGGCGCGGACCAGGGTCGAGACGGTCTGGCTGCCCGTGTTGCCCCCCGTGCCGATCAGCAGCGGGATGAAGAAGGTCAGGCCCACCACCCGGGACAGCAGGTCCTCGAAGTGACGGAGCACCGTGCTGGTGTAGGCGCCGGCCACGAACAGCGTCAGCAGCCAGCCCACGCGCTTGCGGAAGAGCACCGGCACCGGCGTCTTGAAGTACGACTCCGCCAGGGGCACGCTGCCGCCCAGGCGCTGGATGTCCTCCGTCGCCTCGCGGTGGATCACGTCGATGATGTCGTCGACGGTGATGATGCCCAGGAGCCGGTTCTGGTCGTCCACCACGGGCAGGGCGACGAAGTCGTACCGGGTGAGCAGCCGTGCCGCCTCCTCGCGCGCCGCGGTGGCGCGCACGGCGATGACGTCCGCCCGGCCCACGTCGGCCAGCGGTGCCCGCGGGTCGGCCAGGATCAGCTCGCGCAAGGACGCCACGCGCACCAGCCGGCCCCGGGCGTCGACCACGTACACGTAGGAGACCACCTCGGCGTCGTGGCCGACCTTGCGCACGTGGTCCAGGGCCTGCTGGACCATCCACCCCTCCCGGGCGGCGATGTACTCGATGGTGGCCAGGCTGCCGGCGGTGTCCTCCGGGAACGTCATCAGCGTGTCGATCCGCTCCCGGTACGCCGGCGGCAGCCACGCCTTGAGGCGCGCCGCCTGCAGGGGGTGCAGGGCCAGCAGCAGGTCGACCACCGTGTCGCTGGACATCGCCTGGAGGAGCGCCGCCGCCAGGGGCTCGTCCAGGTGGTCGAGAATGCGATATTGCAGCTCGGGCTCGAGGTACTCCAGGGTCTCGGCGGCGAGGGGGGTCGGCATGGCGCGGACCAGGCGCAGGCGCTCCGCGGGTTCGAGGCGCGCCAGCACCTCCGCCCGGTCGAAGGGCTGCAGCCGGACCAGCCGTTGGAGGGCCGCCCGTTCGCCCTCGCCCTGGAGGATGGTCGCGATGTCGCGGGCCTGCTCGGCGGCCTGCACGGCTGGATCCCCCCTCGCTGCGGTGCGGTGACGGGGTTGCCGCGTTCGTCCCGATGGGCCAGCGCGGCGGTGGTCGGATCGGCATCCGGCTCGACGCCTTGCCCATTATAGCCGCGGCCCGCGGGGGGTGGAAGGCGGGGTGGGCACCGGGGTGGGCCGGGGAGGCCCCATCCCGTTCGATGCCGGAGGTGTGCACCCCGTTCGATGGGGGAGGGATGCCCGTGACCGGTGATCGTCCGCGCGTGTTCGTCACCCGCCAGGTTCCGGAGGGTGCGCTGGCGCCGCTGGAGGGATGGGCGGAGGTCGAGGTCTGGCCGGAGTTCCTCCCCCCGCCGCGGGAGGAACTGGCCCGCCGCCTGGCCGCGGTGGACGGGGTGATCACCATGGTCACCGACCGCATCGACGATCGGCTGCTGGCGGCGGCGCCGCGGCTCCGGGTGGTGAGCAACTGCGCCGTCGGCTACGACAACGTGGACGTGGCCGCCGCCCGGCGTCGCGGCATCGTGGTTACCCACACGCCCGGCGTCCTCACCGCGGCGACGGCCGACCTGACCTTGGCCCTGATCCTGGCCTGCGCCCGCCGTCTGACCCAGGCCGAGGCGGACCTGCGGGCCGGCCGCTGGACCACGTGGCACCCGCTGCAGTGGCTGGGCCTCGAGCTGGACGGCGCCACCCTGGGCATCGTCGGCCTGGGCCGCATCGGCCGGGCCGTGGCCCGCCGGGCCCGGGCCTTCGGCATGCGGATCGTCTACTTCAGCCGGCGGCGGGATCCCGCGGCCGAGGCGGAGCTGGGCGCGGCCTTCCGGGAGCTGGACCAGCTGCTGGCCGAGGCGGACGTGGTCAGCCTGCACGTCCCCCTGACCGCCCAGACCCGGCACCTGCTGGACCGCCATCGCCTGGCGCGCATGAAGCGCGGCGCCATCCTGATCAACACGGCCCGCGGCGACGTGGTGGACGAACAGGCCCTGGTGGAGGCGCTGCACAGCGGGCACCTGGGGGCGGCCGGACTGGACGTGTACAGCCGGGAGCCGATCCCTCCCGACCACCCCCTTCTCCAGGCGCCCAACGTCGTCGCCCTGCCCCACATCGGGAGTGCCACGGAACGGACGCGGTGGCGCATGGCGCGCCTGGCGGCGGAGAACTGCGCCGCGGTGCTCCAGGGGCGCCGCCCGCCCCACCCGGTGCCGGAGATGCGATGAGGCCGCCCGGCGGTGGCAGCGGAGCGCGGCGCCCGGGGAGAACGACCCGGCGCCCAGGGGAACGACCTGTATAGTTGAAGAGAGAGTGCAGAGAGGCCACGACGGTCAACGGAGGCGACGACGGTCGGGGGGTCCGGCGGGGAGGAGGCCTTCGATGGGCGGCGTGCTCGACGTCCTGATTCTCATCGGCCGGGTCCTGATCAGCATCGCCGCCATCGCCCTGGGCATCTCGTGGGGCGTGCGCGGCCAGATGCGCACGGCGCTGGCGGTGTGTGCCGTGCTGCTGGCGCTCAGCATCGTGTGGACGAACCTAGCCGGGTTGCTGATCCCGACGATCCTGCTCTCCTACATGGCCGGCGTCCTGATGGAACGCGGCTGGCACCGAGCCGGCCGGCAGCGGCAGGAGGGCGGCGGCCCCAGCCCCGGCGGTTGACCCGGTTCCCGGACGAACCGTCGCCCTTCGGCCGGCCGGGTCGCGCCGGGCCGCCGTCCGGTCGGGTCGGGGGGCCGCCCCGCCCGGCGTCGAGGGACGGGGCGCCGGCCGGCGCAGGAGGAACGTACCTTTTCCCGGCGGCACGGCTGGGCGATACATTGGGGTCGGAGACGGGCGGCGCGCCGGGGCCGGATCTCGTGGGGGCGCCGGCGACGGCCGGCTCCGTGGGCGGGAGGTGAGGGCATGGAGCGGACGGAAGGCGTGATCCCGTCCGGGGCATCCTGCGGCGCGAGCCAGCCGGGCGGCCCGGCCGACGCGGTCCAGGCGGGCGGCCCGGCCGACGCGGCCCAGCAGGGTGGCCCGGCCGACGCCCTCCACCCGGGCGGTTCAGCGGACGGCGATGGGCGGCCCGCCGGGGATCGGGACCTGGAGCTGGTGGTGGTGACGGGCCTCTCCGGAGCGGGCAAGACCCAGGCGATCCATGCCCTCGAAGACCTGGGCTTCTTCTGCGTCGACAACCTGCCGCCCGCGCTGCTGGCCCCCTTCGCGGCGCTGTGCCGCCAGGCGGACAGCCCCGTGCGCCGCGTGGCCGTGGTCATGGACGTGCGCGGCGGCGACTGGTTCGACCAGGCGGTGGAGGCGCTGCAGGAGCTGGACCGCGCGGGCGTGTTCTACCGCATCGTCTTCCTGGAGGCGTCGGACGAGACGCTGGTCAAGCGGTTCAAGGAGACGCGCCGGCGCCACCCCCTGGCCCCGCAGGGCCGGCTCCTTGAGGGCATCCGCGCCGAGCGCCAGCGCCTCGGGGCCCTGCGCGGCCGCGCCCACGTGATCCTGGACACCAGCGAGCTCTCCCCCAAGCAGCTGCGGGAGCGCATCGCCCAGCTGTGGAGCGGGCCCGAGACGCCGCGCCTGATCGCCCACCTGGTGAGCTTCGGGTTCCGGTACGGGCTGCCGGCCGATGCCGACCTGGTCTTCGACGTGCGGTTCCTGCCCAATCCCCACTACGTGCCGGACCTGCAGCCGCTGACCGGGCTCGACGACCGGGTGCGGGAGTACGTCCTGCGCTGGCCCAGCGCCCGGCGCCTGCTGCAGCAATTGCAGGAGCTTCTGGACTTCCTGCTGCCCCAGTACATCAACGAGGGGAAGACCCAGCTGACCGTGGCGGTGGGCTGCACCGGCGGCCAGCACCGGTCGGTGGTGATCACCGAGGCCCTGGCGGCGCACCTGCGCAACCAGGGCCACCGGGTGCTGGTGGAGCACCGCGACGTCGAGCGCTCCCTGGCGGACCGGGGACGCGGGAAACGAGGATGACGGATGAAGCTGGCGTACTGGCTCCTGCCGGGCCTGCGCATCAAGCGATGGCTACTGGTCTTCGCCGCCGGGCTGTACCTGGTCGCCCTTGGGGGCGCCATGGCCGCGGGGGCCGACCTCTGGGCGGCGGCCGAGGGGTGGTTGCGCCGCCAGCTGGTGGCGGCGACGGGCCGGTTCGTCCCCGAGCCGTGGCCGGGGTTGGCGGTCATGACGGTGGGGGGCGGGCTGGCGCTGGCGGCCATCTATCGACTGCTGCGGGTGGTGGCGGAGCTGCTGACCCCGCCGGGCGGTGCCAACGGCGGCGCGACGGACCGGCTGGTCCTGCGGCGGCGCCTGGAGCGCGGCCCGCGGGTGGTGGCCATCGGCGGGGGCACGGGCCTGTCGGTGTTGCTGCGCGGGCTCAAGGAGTACACCGGCAACGTGACCGCCATCGTCACCGTGACCGATGACGGCGGCAGCTCCGGCCGGCTGCGGGGCGAGCTGGGCATCCTGCCCCCCGGGGACATCCGCAACTGCCTGGTCGCCCTGGCCGACGCCGAGCCGCTGATGGCCCGGCTCTTCCAGCACCGCTTCACCCAGGGGACCCTGGCCGGCCACAGCCTGGGCAACCTGTTCATCGGGGCCCTGGCGGAGCTGCTGGGCGACTTCGAGCAGGCGGTCTACGAGTCCAGCAAGGTGCTGGCGGTGCGGGGGCGGGTGCTGCCGTCGACCTTGACGCCGGTCACCCTGGTGGCCCGCATGGCCGACGGGCGGGTGGTGCGCGGCGAGACCGCCATCGCCAGCGACCCGGCGGCCATCGACCGGATCTGGCTGGACCCGCCCGGCGTGGAGCCGCCGCCGGCGGCCGTCGAGGCCATCGAGGCGGCGGACCTGATCGTCCTCGGGCCGGGCAGCCTGTACACCAGCATCCTGCCCAACCTGCTGATCCCGGGCATCCGCGACGCGGTGCGCCGGTCGCGGGCGGTCAAGGTGCTGGTGGTCAACGCCATGACCCAGCCGGGGGAGACCACGGGCTTCACCGCCGCCGACCATGCGCGGGCGCTGATCGAGGCCGTCGGGCCGGGGCTGTTCCACCACGTGCTGGTCAACGTCCAGCAGCCCGCTCCGGCCCTGCTGCAGCGCTACCGCGAGCAGGGCCAGGAGCCCGTCCGCCTGGACCGGGAGCGGCTGCGCCAGCTGGGGCTGCAGGTGCACACGGCCCAGCTCCTGGCGGCGGACGACCTGATCCGCCACGATCCCCAGCGCCTGGCCCGCGCGCTCCTGCGGGTGCTGCTGGCCGCCCGGCCCAGGGTCAATCCCCGCCGGCGGCTGGACTTCTTCCTGCTGAGCGAGCGCCTCTGGCGCGAGGAGACGGCGTCGGACGAACCGGCCCAGGCGGCGCGCGACGTGGCACCGGGGGGATGAGGGGTCGATGGACCGGGCCGCGCCCGCTCGGGGGGCGGCGGGGCGGGCGGCGTCCGCGCGCTGGGGGGAGCGGCCGGGGCTGGCCGCGGGGGCTGGGGGGTCGCCGTTGATCCGGGACACCTTCTCCGGTCGGGTCAAGGACGAGCTGGCGCGACGGTGGCCCGCCGACCAGGGGGCGCTGGGGTGGGAGCTGACGGGCCTCTGCCTGGGGTGCGGCAGCCCGCTGCCCGGCGGCGGCTGGCGGTGGCGGACGGAGAGCGCGGCCACCGCGCGGCTCCTGGTGCGGCTGGTCCGGGCGCGGTACGGCGTGGCGCCGCGGCTCGTGGTGGATCGGCGCGGGCGCCTGGGCCGGGGGAACGTGTACGAGCTGTGGCTCGACGTCCTCCCGACCGCGGAGGGAGCCGATGACCGCGCGGCGGAGGCGGCGCCGTCCGGGGGCCGTGGCGGCCGGGCAGCCCGCCGCGGCCAGGGGGCGGCAGGAGCCGCGGGCGGCGTGGTGCTGCCCGGACTGCCCGATCCCGGCGCCGGCCAGCGCCCCCGGCGGCGTCAGGATCGCGAGGCCTTCCTGCGGGGCCTGTTCCTCGGGGCGGGCAGCCTGACGGGTCCGGGACACGGCTACCACGCGGAGGTGGTCGTCCCTGCGGCGGTCGCGTCCCGGGTGGCCGCCGAGCTGCGGCGGTGGGGCCTGCGCCCCGGCCGGGCCCGCCGGCGCGGGCGCGTCGGGCTCTATCTCAAGGAGGCGGAGCAGATCGCGGAGCTGTTGGGACGGCTCGGTGCCCATCAGGCGGTGCTCGCCCTGGAGAACCACCGCGTGGTCAAGGGCGTGCGCAACCGGGTGAACCGCCTGGTCAACGCGGAGACCGCCAATCTGCGCAAGGCGGTGGACGCCGGCCTCCGCCAGGTGGAGGCGATCCGGCGGCTCGTCGACGCCGTGGGGTGGGAGGGCCTCCCGGCCTCCTTGCGGCCGGTGGCGCGGGCCCGGCTCGAGCACCCGGCGGCCAGCCTGCGCGACCTCGGCCAGATGCTGGAGCCGCCCCTCAGCAAGTCCGCCGTGGGCCACCGGATCCGGCGCCTGCAGGCGCTGGCGGCCCGGTACGCGGAGCGGTAAAATGATGGATGTCCCGCGTGTCCACGGAATCCTGTTGCCCCGGGGAGCGCCGCAGGCGCCGCGGGTGCGCCGGGGGAAGGTGCATGGCTGGCGAAGGACAGACGTCGGTGACCGTCTCGACGGGGGCGGTCTTCGAACCCATCCGCGACGAGCTGGCCGGGGTCGAGGCGGCGATCCGGCGAGCCCTGGACGGTCCTGATCCCCACATCGTCGAGCTGGCCACCTACCTGCAACGCGGCGGCGGCAAGCGGCTGCGGCCCGCCCTCTTGCTCCTGGCGGCGCGCAACTTCCACTACGACCGGGAGCGGCTGCTCCCCGTGGCGGCGGCCGTGGAGCTCATCCACATGGCGACCCTGGTCCACGACGACATCGTCGACGGGGCCACCGAGCGCCGGGGCTTGCCGACGGTCAACGTGCGCTGGGGCACGGGGACCGCGGTGCTGACGGGCGACTTCCTGTTCGCGCGCGCCTTCTCCCTGCTCGCCGCCGACGGCGACAACCGCGTGGTCCGGGTGATGGCCGAGGCGGTCTACGAGATGTCCACCGGGGAGATCGAGCAGCAGGCGCAGCTGTTCGACCCCACCAGCGGGGAAGAGGGCTACTACCGCCGGATCTACAAGAAGACGGCCCACTTCATCAGCCACTGCTGCCTGATGGGCGCGCTGATGGGCGGTGCCACCGACCGCCAGGTGGAGGCCCTGCGGCGCTACGGCTACGGGATCGGCATGGGGTTCCAGGTGATCGACGACATCCTGGACCTGACGGGCAACCCCGAGCAGCTGGGCAAGCCGCGGGGAACCGACCTGCGCAGCGGCGTGTTGACGCTGCCCGTGCTCTTCGCCCTGGATCGGGACCCGCAGCCCTGGCTGCTGGAACGGCTGGCCGCCCGCCGGGTGGATGACGCCACGGTGGAGCGGGTGCGGGAGTGGGTGGAGGCGACCGGGGGCATCGCCTACGCCCGCCGGCGGGCCGCGGAGTTCGTCCACGGCGCGCTGGAGGCCCTGGACGAACTGGCCGGCGCCCCCATGGAGCCCTACCTGCGGGCCCTGGGCCGCTTCGTGTTGGAGCGCAGCAGCTGACGGCAACGGACGGCGCGCCGTCGCGGCCGCGGCCGGCGCCGCGCCCGGAGGCCGGGGACCGGGTCGGCGCCCGGGCCGGTGGCCATGGGGGTCGACGGGAGGCGAGCATGGCGGCGAGGGTGCCGGATCCAGGGGACCCGCAGCGGACCGGCGGGTCGCCCGGGCCCGGCGGCGAGCCGGGGCCCTACGGCGAGCCGGATGGGGCGCCGGGCTCCGCGGTCCCCTCCGAAGCGAACGACGACAGCCGGGTGGCCGCGGCACCGGCGCCGGCACGGGTGCCCGACGTCGCCATCCGCCGGTTACCCGTCTATCTCCGGGCCCTGGAAGAGCTGCGCGCCGAGGATCACGAGATCGTCTCCTCCGCCGACCTGGCCGCCCGCACGGGATACTCGTCCGAGCAGATCCGCAAGGATCTGGCCTACTTCGGCGCCTTCGGCACCCGGGGCGTCGGCTACCGCTGCGACGTCCTGGTGGACCGGTTGCGGCACATCCTGGGCCTGGACCGCGAGGTGCCCATCGCCCTGGTGGGGGCGGGCCACCTGGGCACGGCCCTGGTCCGCTACAACCGCACGCGGCACCGGGACGTGCGCATCGTCGCCGTCTTCGACAGCGATCCGGGTCGCATCGGCCAGGAGATCGAAGGGCTGGTGATCCAGCCCGCCGAGGCCATGGAGGCGGTGATCCGCGAGGCCGGGATCAAGCTGGCCGTCATCGCGGTGCCCGCCGCGGCGGCGCAGGAGGTGGCGCGCCGGCTGGTGGAGGCGGGGGTGACCGCGATCCTCAACTTCGCCCCGGTCAGCCTCCAGGTGCCGCCCGGCGTGGTGGTGCAGAACGTGGACCTGACGCTGGAGCTGCAGAGCCTGGCGTACTACATCCGGCCGGAGCCGGCCACCGGCTGAGGGGCCCCGGCCGGGCGGCCGGCGACCCGGCCCGGGCCAGGGGGCGCCAGATCGTGGGGCGGCCGGATCCAGCCACGCCGGGACGGCGTCGAGCCGGTGCCGGCGGATCCGGCCGGGGTGCGAGCCTGCTGCCGCCCAGGCGGCAGTCCCGGGAGGGAGGCCCGAGGTGCCGCTGCCCGCGTTCCTCTTCACCATGACCTGGGTCGACTGGCTGATCTCCCTGGTGGACATCGCCCTCGTCGCGTACCTGTTCTACCGGTTCTTCCTTTTGATCCGCGGCACGCGGGCCGTTCCCATCCTCAGCGGCATCCTGGTGCTGGTGGTCTTCACCAGCGTGAGCGGCTGGCTGCGGCTGGACACCATCCACTGGCTGTTGCGCCAGGCCCAGCTGGCGCTGATCGTGGCGCTGCCCATCGTGTTCCAGCCGGAGCTCCGCCGGGCCCTGGAACAGCTGGGTCGCGGCCGCTTCTTCGCCCGCCCGCTCTTCGCCCTGCCCCAGCAGGACGTGGCCCGCATGATCGAGGAGGTCGTCCGGGCCGTCGAGCAGCTGTCGCGCAACAAGGTCGGGGCGATCATCGTCATCGAGCGGGAGACGGGGCTCAACGAGATCATCGAGACGGGGATCATCATCGACGGCATCGTCTCGGCCCCCTTCCTGGTCAACGTGTTCATCCCCAACACGCCCCTGCACGACGGGGCCGTCATCATCCGCGGCAATCGCGTCATGGCCGCCGGCGCCTTCCTCCCCCTCACCGAGGAGGCCGGGCCCGGTCCGGAACTGGGGAGCCGGCATCGGGCGGCGCTGGGGATCAGCGAGCACTCCGATGCCGTCGCCGTGGTGGTGTCCGAGGAGACGGGACGGGTCTCGCTGGCCCACGGCGGCAAGCTCATCCGCAACCTGGACGACGCCACCCTCAAGGAGCTCTTGACGTCGCTGCTGGCGGCCGACGAGGCCCCGGCGCTGCTGCCGTGGATGCGGGGGTCGTCCTGATGGAGCGGCTGTTCGAGAGCGAGACGCGGTTGAAGATCCTGTCGGTGGTCCTGGCGGTGATCCTCTGGTTCGGGGTGATGAGCAGCCAGAACCCGGAGCAGGCCCGTACGGTGTACGACGTGGAGGTGATCCCCGAGGGGTTGGACCCGGGGCTGGCGGTCCTCTCCCTGGAGCCCCACGTGGTCGACGTCACCTTCAGCGGCCCGCCGGAGTTCCTCGAGGATCTCGGCCCCCGGGATGCGCGGGTGACGGTGGACCTCGGCGGCCTCGGCCCGGGCGAGGCGACGCGCCCGGTGACCGTGATCCCGTCGCGGGGGCGCCTGCGGGTGGTGCGGGTGAGCCCCCAGCAGGTCACGGTGCGCATCGAGCCGCGCATGGAGAAGACGGTGCCCGTCGAGCTCCAGCTGAACGGCGAGCCCGCGCCGGACTATGTGATCGACAACCCGGCGCTTTCCGTCGACCAGGTGACGGTCGCCGGCGCCCGGAGCCTGGTCCGCCGGGTGGCGCGGGTGGTGGCGACGGTGCCGGTGAGCGGCATCCAGAGCACCATCGCCCACTCCGTCACCCTGGTGCCGGTCGATGCCGCCGGCCAGCCCATCGAGCCCGCCTACCCCCAGGCCCTGGTGCTGGAGCCGCTCACGGTGCAGGTGACGGTGCCGGTGGTGTACATGCCGCGCAAGACGGTGCCGGTCCAGGCGCGGCTGGAGGGGGAGCCCGCCCCGGGGTACGAGATCGGCAACATCACCATCGAACCCGCGGAGCTGGCGGTGCGGGCTCGCGACCGGCGGGTCCTGGAGGGGCTGGAGTTCCTGCAGACCGAGGCCATCGACATCGGCGGCCTGAGCCGCACCGTGACCCGGGAGGTGGCCCTGGCACCGCCCGAGGGGGTGGTGCTGGACGACGGGCCGAGAACGGTGCGGGTGACCATCGAGATCCGGCCCGTGCGGGACGTCGGCGGCGCGGCCGGCGGGCCCGACGGCGGGGACGGTGCGATGGAGGGCGCGGGCGAAGGTGGCGGGGCCGGCTAGCCCACCGGACGAACCGGCCGTGCGGCGAGGGCGGTGACCCGGGGCCCGGCCCCGGGGCCAGCGGGTGTCGAGACCACGCGGATGGGAGGGGCGGCATGACACGGCTGTTCGGTACGGACGGCGTTCGGGGCGTCGCCAACGCGGACCTGACGGCAGAACTGGCCCTCGCCCTGGGGCGGGCGGCTGGGCAGGTCCTGGCCGGTCGGTGGGGGGTGCGGCCGCGGGTGGTCGTCGGCCGGGACACCCGCGCGTCGGGCGAGATGCTGGAGGCCGCCCTGGCGGCCGGCTTGATGTCCGCCGGCGCCACCGTCGTCCCCCTGGGGGTGATGACCACGCCCGGCGTCTCGTACCTGACGACGGCGCTGGGGGCCACCGGGGGGGCGGTGATCTCGGCCAGCCACAACCCGCCGGAGTACAACGGCATCAAGTTCTTCGACCCCCAGGGGCGGAAGCTCCCCGACGAGCTGGAAGAGGCCGTGGAGGCCGCGGTGCTCCGGGGCGGCCAGGGCGGCCCGTCGGGGGCGCTCGGCAGCCCGGCCGCCGGCGGTGCCGATGCCGCCGGCGCCACGGGTGCCGAGGCCGGGGCGGCCGCGTTCGTCCCTCCGGTGGGCGGAGCCGTGGGGCGCCGGGAAGAGGCCCCCGATGCCGGTCGGCGCTACCTCGAGCACCTGCGCCGCGCCGCCGGGCCGGGCCTCGAGGGCCTGCACGTGGTGCTGGACTGCGCCCACGGGGCGGCGACGCCCTGGGCCCCGGCCGTCTGGCGGGCGGTGGGCGCGCGGGTGACGGTGATCCACGCCGCCCCCGACGGCACCAACATCAACGTCGGCTGCGGATCCACGGCGCCCCAGGCCCTGGCCGAGGCGGTGCGCCGGGAGGGCGCCGACCTGGGGCTGGCCTTCGACGGCGACGCGGACCGGGTGATCGCTGTGGACGAACGCGGCCGCGTCGTCGATGGCGACGCCATCCTGGCGGTGCTCGCCCTGGACATGGCGCGCCGCGGCGAGCTGCCCGATCGCACGGTGGTGGCGACCGTGATGAGCAACCTGGGCCTCGAGCGGGCGCTCAAGGCGGCGGGGCTGCGCCTGGTGCGCACCCGGGTGGGCGATCGCCACGTGTTCGAGGCCATGGAGCAGGGCGGCTACGCCCTGGGCGGCGAGCAGTCGGGTCACATCATCCTGCGGCGCCATGCGGTGACGGGCGACGGCATCCTGACGGGCCTCGTCCTGGCGTCGGTCATGGTGCGCACCGGCCAACCCCTCTCGCAACTGGCGTCGGTGGTCCAGCCGGTGCCCCAGGTGTTGCTCAACGTTCCCGTGAAGCGCCGCGAGGGCTGGGAGGACGAACCCGCCATCCAGGCGGCCATCGCGGCCGCCCGGCAGCGACTGGGCGAGGCCGGCCGCGTCCTGGTGCGGGCGTCGGGCACCGAGCCGCTGATCCGCGTCATGGTGGAGGGGGACGACGAGGCGCTGGTGCGCGAGCTGGCAGAATCCGTCGCCGGTGCCATCCGCCGGGCCTTGGGATCCGGAACCGATTGACATGAGACCGGCCCCGGGGCATAGAATGGGGTGCCTGCGACCCCGCGGGGCCGGTGCCACGACCCCCGGTCGGCGAAGCCGGGCGGGGCTGGACCGGTGGCCTCGCGAGCGGGGCCGGATCGGTGCCGGACGGGTTGCTCTGGGCGTCCCCAGCCGGCGGGAGGGGGTGAGCAGCGGGGCACGCGGGACGGCGGGAACGGTGGTCGGCGCGCGGTGCCGATCCATCGCCGCCGACCGAGCGGGGAAGGGAGGCGGTCCCGAGCCGCGCCTTGCGCGAGGAGCGGCTTCGTGGCCGGGACGGAGCGGGTTCAGCGAGGGTACGGAAAGCGGCCGAGTGGCTTGCTAGCGCCAGGGCTCGTCGGCCCCTGCCGGCGAGTTGACGAGGACCGGGCGCATCGAGGGTTCGGCGGATCGCCCGGCGGTCGGCCACGACCGAGAGCGGCCCGGCAAATCCCGGGAGCGATCCCGGGGACAACACGGGCCAGGTGGCCTGAACCCCTCCCCTTCCCGCGGTGGGCCACGGGTCTCCTGGGGACGACGCGACGAGCTCCAGGGGCTCCGGGGAGTGAGCCTCCCGCGGAAGGTACCTCCCGCGCGGCATCCCCCGATGGGACCGCGGGCCACGCGTCCACGCGTCCCGCCGCGACCTCGGTGCCTCCAGGGGTCGTCGAGGGGTCCGTCGCCCCCGTCATCAAGGGGGCCCGTCGGCCCCACCACCCGTGGACCCCGACATCCGTTTCGCAGCCGTTCCACACGCATCCGTTCCACCAACCATTGGGTTCGCAACCCATGGGCGCCCGGGGGGCGTTCGCGACCCATGGGCGCTCCGGGCACCCCGTCCGTCGC
The sequence above is drawn from the Thermaerobacter sp. FW80 genome and encodes:
- a CDS encoding polyprenyl synthetase family protein gives rise to the protein MAGEGQTSVTVSTGAVFEPIRDELAGVEAAIRRALDGPDPHIVELATYLQRGGGKRLRPALLLLAARNFHYDRERLLPVAAAVELIHMATLVHDDIVDGATERRGLPTVNVRWGTGTAVLTGDFLFARAFSLLAADGDNRVVRVMAEAVYEMSTGEIEQQAQLFDPTSGEEGYYRRIYKKTAHFISHCCLMGALMGGATDRQVEALRRYGYGIGMGFQVIDDILDLTGNPEQLGKPRGTDLRSGVLTLPVLFALDRDPQPWLLERLAARRVDDATVERVREWVEATGGIAYARRRAAEFVHGALEALDELAGAPMEPYLRALGRFVLERSS
- a CDS encoding redox-sensing transcriptional repressor Rex → MAARVPDPGDPQRTGGSPGPGGEPGPYGEPDGAPGSAVPSEANDDSRVAAAPAPARVPDVAIRRLPVYLRALEELRAEDHEIVSSADLAARTGYSSEQIRKDLAYFGAFGTRGVGYRCDVLVDRLRHILGLDREVPIALVGAGHLGTALVRYNRTRHRDVRIVAVFDSDPGRIGQEIEGLVIQPAEAMEAVIREAGIKLAVIAVPAAAAQEVARRLVEAGVTAILNFAPVSLQVPPGVVVQNVDLTLELQSLAYYIRPEPATG
- the cdaA gene encoding diadenylate cyclase CdaA yields the protein MPLPAFLFTMTWVDWLISLVDIALVAYLFYRFFLLIRGTRAVPILSGILVLVVFTSVSGWLRLDTIHWLLRQAQLALIVALPIVFQPELRRALEQLGRGRFFARPLFALPQQDVARMIEEVVRAVEQLSRNKVGAIIVIERETGLNEIIETGIIIDGIVSAPFLVNVFIPNTPLHDGAVIIRGNRVMAAGAFLPLTEEAGPGPELGSRHRAALGISEHSDAVAVVVSEETGRVSLAHGGKLIRNLDDATLKELLTSLLAADEAPALLPWMRGSS
- a CDS encoding YbbR-like domain-containing protein; the protein is MERLFESETRLKILSVVLAVILWFGVMSSQNPEQARTVYDVEVIPEGLDPGLAVLSLEPHVVDVTFSGPPEFLEDLGPRDARVTVDLGGLGPGEATRPVTVIPSRGRLRVVRVSPQQVTVRIEPRMEKTVPVELQLNGEPAPDYVIDNPALSVDQVTVAGARSLVRRVARVVATVPVSGIQSTIAHSVTLVPVDAAGQPIEPAYPQALVLEPLTVQVTVPVVYMPRKTVPVQARLEGEPAPGYEIGNITIEPAELAVRARDRRVLEGLEFLQTEAIDIGGLSRTVTREVALAPPEGVVLDDGPRTVRVTIEIRPVRDVGGAAGGPDGGDGAMEGAGEGGGAG
- a CDS encoding phosphoglucosamine mutase; protein product: MTRLFGTDGVRGVANADLTAELALALGRAAGQVLAGRWGVRPRVVVGRDTRASGEMLEAALAAGLMSAGATVVPLGVMTTPGVSYLTTALGATGGAVISASHNPPEYNGIKFFDPQGRKLPDELEEAVEAAVLRGGQGGPSGALGSPAAGGADAAGATGAEAGAAAFVPPVGGAVGRREEAPDAGRRYLEHLRRAAGPGLEGLHVVLDCAHGAATPWAPAVWRAVGARVTVIHAAPDGTNINVGCGSTAPQALAEAVRREGADLGLAFDGDADRVIAVDERGRVVDGDAILAVLALDMARRGELPDRTVVATVMSNLGLERALKAAGLRLVRTRVGDRHVFEAMEQGGYALGGEQSGHIILRRHAVTGDGILTGLVLASVMVRTGQPLSQLASVVQPVPQVLLNVPVKRREGWEDEPAIQAAIAAARQRLGEAGRVLVRASGTEPLIRVMVEGDDEALVRELAESVAGAIRRALGSGTD